From one Nonomuraea polychroma genomic stretch:
- a CDS encoding non-ribosomal peptide synthetase codes for MAGILETDRVHEAIAEQVRRTPDRIAVVAGRTRVTYAELYTRAGRIAGELRRRGTGPGDSVGVCLDRDDSLIAALLAVWRAGAAYVPLDPAYPADRLEFIAEDAGMAQLITSEVVARRQEAVLRASGAEALLIESIVGDGDESIDSGAGSSADAAYVIYTSGSTGRPKGVVVEHRNVMALLRYEATRYPDELAGMLFATSVCFDPSVTQMFLPLLCGGTVIVADNLLALSALPARDEVTTVYGAPSALVALLGEPLPAGVRTVIAGGEPLTRALADRIYANPGVRRVVNVYGPTECTVTCTSHEVLRDEEGEPPIGSAYAGSVLSVRDPGGRPLADGEVGELWVAGPLVGRGYLNRPALTAERFVTDDEGVRHYRTGDLVRRENGICSYAGRNDDQVKVAGFRVELGEVQGTLTRHPGVNHAVVLTQNDAREVRRLVAYVEPSADGVSEAELRQWMRERLPDYMVPSRIALMERIPLGPTGKVDRGALPALEFAPELGAYVAPRNDTERRLAEIIGAVLGVEQVGVHHHFIDLGGESLAAARICAVIERELGARVALTTFLGRPTIAELAPLVEAAKAEAPRSAAPRLTRHPGRDRYPLTAAQYGMWLLREVSHTRNATTLAFRLRLTGLDSAEPVRAALDALVREHEVLRTVIVIGEAGEPVAEVRPPAPVPLEEHAYASGLAERLAVHGFDLSADVPLLRAALLWHDKRTAELIVVTDHTAYDGWSNATLMEALTGTVAEQPVQVGDVALLEQELAADPDRMERLRAFWAEELAGAAPPYDLSTRAPSGPSRFRGTRLVHKVPAGTAARAGELAAATGTTPFAVYFTVLGLLVAAETDRPDVLLGAAVADRAHPELEGIVGPLVDVLPVRLRLDGDLSVRRAIVQSAAATTRSLDHIGLAPGERLAVSGIERPRGTMLTPVVLSYQPPAVPVRLERDGLTVELFGELSGGGAQAPYTVFVNTTVEGVEIQVEYDVDLFTPEEAGGFADRLMRLLEAAVAGPDLPLSAFELVTAEERATLLAWGSGAPLPEPGSATVVHEVLEQAERHPGRVAVADGMGELTYAELAAASARIAAALRTGPAAPQGDQVVAVCLPRDRRLPAALVGVARAGAAYVPLEPDHPAERLRHQLADSGATVVLAADDTVQVARELAGSTGATVLDITDLPTGDASPATTPDGLAYVLYTSGSTGRPKGVEVTHANLAAFVAAMRVMPGVRDDDVMLGLTPFSFDVFGFDLWVSLCNGLRLELLDRASAVDGHAVARRIDDSGVTLLTATPTTLRMLVTAGWAGSDRVRVVSIGEVLDPALADEMLVRVGELWNSYGPTETTIYSTMTRISAPVGDSVSIGGPLPGERAYVLNQAGRLVPPGVPGELWVGGVGVARGYRGLHSAAFADDPLAPGERRYRTGDLARWRSDGTLDFLGRRDQQVKIRGHRIELGEIEAALRESVPDAVVAVHDEYLVGYLIGGMTEVGGVEAALRERLPDYMIPRRWMTLDTLPTTSSGKVDRGALPKPDRAATRTLVPPRSDAELLVAEVWRAVLGLDAVGVDDDFFALGGHSLAAMLVTARLKEALTMEVPVRLLFERPVLAAFASAVEKLLVAELEAGR; via the coding sequence GTGGCTGGCATCCTGGAAACCGATCGCGTTCACGAAGCCATAGCGGAGCAGGTGCGACGTACCCCTGATCGCATCGCCGTGGTGGCAGGCCGGACCCGCGTCACCTATGCGGAGCTCTACACCCGCGCCGGGCGGATCGCCGGCGAGTTACGTCGTCGTGGCACGGGACCCGGCGACTCCGTGGGCGTGTGCCTGGACAGGGACGACTCGCTGATCGCGGCGCTGCTGGCTGTGTGGCGGGCGGGGGCCGCCTACGTGCCGCTCGATCCCGCCTATCCGGCCGACCGGCTGGAGTTCATCGCCGAGGACGCGGGGATGGCCCAGCTGATCACCTCTGAGGTCGTCGCCCGGAGGCAGGAGGCGGTCCTTCGGGCGTCGGGCGCCGAAGCCCTGCTCATCGAGTCCATCGTCGGCGACGGCGACGAGTCCATCGACTCGGGGGCCGGGAGCTCGGCGGATGCCGCGTACGTGATCTACACGTCCGGCTCGACCGGCCGTCCCAAGGGCGTGGTCGTCGAGCACCGCAACGTCATGGCGCTGCTGCGCTACGAGGCCACACGGTACCCGGACGAACTGGCCGGCATGCTCTTCGCCACGTCGGTGTGCTTCGACCCCTCGGTGACGCAGATGTTCCTGCCGCTGCTGTGCGGCGGGACCGTGATCGTCGCCGACAACCTGCTGGCCCTGTCCGCGCTGCCGGCCCGCGACGAGGTGACCACCGTGTACGGCGCCCCCTCCGCGCTGGTGGCCCTGCTCGGCGAGCCGCTCCCGGCCGGTGTCCGTACGGTGATCGCCGGCGGCGAGCCGCTCACCCGGGCGCTGGCGGATCGCATCTACGCCAACCCCGGCGTACGCCGCGTTGTAAACGTATACGGGCCGACGGAATGCACGGTCACCTGCACCTCCCACGAGGTACTCCGCGACGAGGAGGGCGAACCGCCGATCGGCTCGGCCTACGCCGGTTCCGTGCTCAGCGTGCGCGACCCCGGCGGGCGGCCGCTGGCCGACGGCGAGGTCGGCGAGCTGTGGGTGGCGGGGCCGCTGGTCGGCCGCGGATATCTGAACCGGCCGGCGCTGACCGCGGAACGGTTCGTGACCGACGACGAAGGCGTGCGCCACTACCGCACCGGCGACCTCGTCCGCCGCGAGAACGGGATCTGCTCCTACGCGGGCCGCAACGACGACCAGGTCAAGGTGGCCGGGTTCCGGGTCGAGCTGGGGGAGGTGCAAGGCACCCTGACCCGGCATCCCGGCGTGAACCACGCGGTCGTGCTGACCCAGAACGACGCCCGGGAGGTACGCCGCCTGGTCGCCTACGTCGAACCCTCGGCGGACGGGGTGAGCGAGGCGGAGCTGCGGCAGTGGATGCGTGAGCGGCTGCCCGACTACATGGTTCCGTCCAGGATCGCCCTCATGGAGCGCATCCCGCTCGGCCCCACGGGGAAGGTCGACCGGGGCGCGCTGCCGGCCCTGGAATTCGCTCCCGAGCTGGGCGCCTACGTCGCGCCACGCAACGACACCGAGCGACGGCTCGCCGAGATCATCGGCGCGGTGCTCGGCGTCGAGCAGGTCGGCGTCCACCACCACTTCATCGACCTCGGCGGCGAATCGCTGGCCGCCGCCCGGATCTGCGCGGTCATCGAACGGGAGCTGGGCGCGCGGGTTGCACTCACCACGTTCCTCGGCCGGCCGACGATCGCCGAGCTGGCCCCGCTCGTGGAGGCCGCCAAGGCGGAGGCTCCGCGGTCCGCCGCGCCCCGGCTGACCCGACACCCCGGCAGGGACCGGTATCCGCTCACCGCGGCCCAGTACGGCATGTGGCTGCTACGCGAGGTCAGCCACACCCGCAACGCCACCACCCTCGCCTTCCGCCTGCGCCTCACCGGCCTTGACTCGGCCGAGCCCGTCCGGGCCGCCCTGGATGCGCTCGTTCGCGAACACGAGGTGCTGCGCACCGTCATCGTGATCGGCGAGGCCGGCGAACCGGTGGCCGAGGTGCGGCCGCCGGCGCCGGTCCCGTTGGAGGAGCACGCGTACGCGTCCGGTCTGGCCGAGCGGCTCGCGGTCCACGGCTTCGACCTGTCCGCCGACGTTCCGCTGCTGCGCGCCGCCCTGCTCTGGCACGACAAGCGGACGGCCGAGCTGATCGTCGTCACCGACCACACCGCCTACGACGGCTGGTCCAACGCCACGCTCATGGAGGCGCTCACCGGAACCGTGGCCGAGCAGCCCGTCCAGGTCGGCGACGTGGCCCTGCTGGAGCAGGAGCTCGCGGCCGACCCGGACAGGATGGAACGGTTGCGGGCGTTCTGGGCCGAGGAGCTGGCCGGGGCGGCGCCGCCGTACGATCTGTCGACGCGCGCGCCGAGCGGGCCCAGCCGCTTCCGCGGCACCCGGCTGGTGCACAAGGTGCCGGCGGGGACGGCGGCCAGGGCGGGCGAGCTGGCCGCGGCGACCGGCACGACCCCGTTCGCGGTCTACTTCACCGTGCTCGGGCTGCTGGTGGCGGCCGAGACCGACCGGCCCGACGTGCTACTGGGCGCGGCCGTCGCCGACCGTGCCCACCCCGAGCTGGAGGGTATCGTCGGCCCGCTCGTCGACGTGCTCCCGGTACGGCTCCGCCTCGACGGCGACTTGTCCGTACGGCGGGCCATCGTCCAGTCCGCGGCCGCCACGACAAGGTCGCTCGATCACATCGGCCTCGCGCCCGGGGAACGGCTGGCCGTCTCCGGGATCGAGCGTCCACGGGGCACGATGCTCACCCCGGTCGTGCTGTCGTACCAGCCGCCTGCCGTGCCGGTGCGGCTGGAGCGCGACGGGCTCACCGTGGAGCTGTTCGGCGAGCTGAGCGGAGGCGGGGCGCAGGCGCCGTACACGGTGTTCGTGAACACGACGGTGGAGGGTGTCGAGATCCAGGTCGAGTACGACGTCGACCTCTTCACCCCGGAGGAGGCCGGGGGCTTCGCCGATCGGCTGATGCGGCTGCTCGAGGCCGCGGTGGCCGGTCCTGACCTGCCTCTGTCGGCGTTCGAGCTGGTCACCGCCGAGGAGCGGGCCACGCTGCTGGCCTGGGGCAGCGGGGCGCCGCTCCCCGAGCCCGGCTCGGCGACCGTCGTCCATGAGGTGCTGGAGCAGGCGGAACGGCACCCGGGACGGGTGGCCGTGGCGGACGGGATGGGGGAGCTGACCTACGCCGAGCTGGCGGCGGCCTCGGCCCGCATCGCCGCCGCCCTCCGAACCGGCCCGGCCGCCCCCCAGGGAGACCAGGTCGTGGCCGTGTGCCTGCCGCGTGACAGGCGGCTGCCTGCCGCGCTCGTCGGCGTGGCCAGGGCCGGTGCGGCCTACGTGCCGCTCGAACCGGACCACCCGGCCGAGCGGCTGCGGCACCAGCTCGCCGACTCGGGCGCCACGGTGGTGCTCGCCGCGGACGACACCGTCCAGGTGGCGCGCGAGCTGGCCGGGTCCACCGGCGCGACGGTACTGGACATCACCGACCTGCCCACGGGGGACGCGTCGCCCGCCACCACGCCGGACGGTCTGGCCTACGTCCTCTACACCTCCGGCTCGACCGGCCGGCCCAAGGGCGTCGAGGTCACCCACGCCAACCTGGCCGCGTTCGTGGCGGCGATGCGGGTCATGCCCGGTGTCCGTGACGACGACGTCATGCTCGGCCTCACCCCGTTCTCCTTCGATGTCTTCGGCTTCGACCTGTGGGTCAGCCTGTGCAACGGGCTCCGGCTCGAACTGCTCGACCGTGCCTCGGCCGTCGACGGCCACGCGGTGGCACGGCGCATCGACGACTCCGGCGTCACGCTGCTCACCGCCACCCCGACCACGCTGCGCATGCTGGTCACCGCCGGCTGGGCGGGCAGCGACCGGGTACGCGTCGTCAGCATCGGCGAGGTCCTCGACCCGGCCCTGGCCGACGAGATGCTGGTCAGGGTCGGCGAGCTGTGGAACTCGTACGGGCCAACGGAGACGACCATCTACTCCACCATGACGAGGATCAGCGCCCCCGTCGGTGACAGCGTGTCCATCGGAGGGCCGCTGCCCGGTGAGCGGGCCTACGTGCTGAACCAAGCGGGCCGCCTCGTCCCGCCGGGCGTCCCGGGCGAGCTGTGGGTCGGCGGCGTGGGCGTGGCCCGAGGCTACCGCGGCCTCCACTCTGCCGCGTTCGCCGACGATCCGCTGGCTCCGGGTGAGCGCCGCTACCGCACCGGTGACCTGGCCCGCTGGCGCTCCGACGGCACGCTCGACTTCCTCGGCCGCCGCGACCAGCAGGTGAAGATCCGTGGCCATCGGATCGAGCTGGGCGAGATCGAGGCGGCGCTGCGGGAAAGCGTGCCGGATGCGGTGGTCGCCGTACACGACGAGTACCTCGTCGGCTACCTGATCGGCGGGATGACCGAGGTCGGCGGGGTGGAGGCCGCGCTGCGGGAGCGGTTGCCCGACTACATGATTCCGCGCCGGTGGATGACGCTTGACACGCTGCCCACCACCTCCTCCGGCAAGGTCGACAGGGGCGCGCTGCCCAAACCGGACCGCGCGGCCACCCGCACCCTGGTCCCGCCGCGCAGCGACGCCGAGCTGCTCGTCGCCGAGGTCTGGCGGGCGGTGCTCGGCCTGGACGCGGTCGGCGTGGACGACGACTTCTTCGCCCTGGGCGGCCATTCGCTGGCGGCCATGCTGGTCACCGCCCGCCTCAAGGAGGCGCTGACCATGGAGGTGCCGGTGCGGTTGCTGTTCGAGCGGCCGGTGCTGGCGGCGTTCGCCTCGGCGGTGGAGAAGCTGTTGGTGGCGGAGCTGGAGGCCGGGCGATGA
- a CDS encoding non-ribosomal peptide synthetase/MFS transporter has product MTETQESLQDRLAVRLAAARLAAARAAPGIPARAESTPVPPSPAQARLWFLDQLAEPGDRGVYNVPTAVRLRGPLDTAALLAAVRELVERHEVLRTLVDQDRTVVVGADRVPITVADLDDPERLEREAYRPFALDAEPPARAVLFRLDDDEHVLLLTVHHIAFDAWSRDVAIAELAALYTAGLGLGERPPEPRVQYGHYAQWLAGQQAGDVTWWTERLAGLEPVLDLPTDRPRPAVADWAGAEVPVRLGPELAARVRAAAAETGGTPFMVLLAAWQELLGRVSGTDDVPVGVLEAGRLHPDTEKMLGCFVNTLVMRGDRTGDPTGRELLARVRDSALEAFAHRETQFERVVEVLHPERNLATTPIFQAVLNVLDTRPEPPHFPGVEAEVFEPPLRTVKYDLNLALSNVGDGYEGTLAYRADLFDAGTARRMAGWYVTLLDGMLVDLDAPVGAVPLEPVTGPLIAGPRRDFDLSRPLHAWFEDWAARTPDAVAVADPQGTMTYAEVERQANRIAHRLSAAGVEANDVVGILAERHGPLVPAILGVLKAGAAYMPLEPAYPDDRLAYMVSCGARLVLAERALAERLPGALVLEDVLAEDRPETSPGVPVGPDHLAHVLFTSGSTGRPKGAAVEHRAVLHYLRAVAECLGGGPYASWGVVSTMASDLVMTCLFGALLSGATVHLVDQETATDPDAYTAYLAAHPIDVIKMVPSHLELLAAHGDLARMLPTGLLILAGEATSWELAERVRAARPGLELQIHCGPTETTVSVLSCVAPETPTGSANVPLGRPLANVDCYVVDPAGRPLPAGVPGDLWIGGPSLARGYLGRDDLTAERFVPDPVTGTTRCYRTGDRVRLNADGMVEFLGRVDDQVKIRGFRVELGEVKSALHDQPGVLEAAVLPIGEAHNRRLAAWIAPATVDLAAVRAGLRERLPEYMVPPAIVVLDTLPLTPLGKIDRAALPMPEAATAADRVPPSTPTEVRIAAVWASVLGTDDLGVDDDFFALGGDSFMAVRAVREIDPALRVIDLFTRPTIRELAAHLDSGSRDGAESGLLHRLAGPAVASRTVLCVPYGGGSAAAYGPLATELAARHPGTAVLAVELPGHDPARPDEPMLTLPELVDRVVAELSTLSTGPVALYGHCVGSAAATELALRLEESGVPVAGLFVGGSFPDARLPGRISAWWNQRFPANRWSSDRSQRDFLRTLGALDEETGDTTIMLRGLRHDVEEAQAWFSGELAAAGARKLAAPVLCVIGERDRSTELYQERYREWGAFAERVELATIPRAGHYFLKHQASRLAELIDGHLADWSAGRLPEQVADVEVVGVRARDDLRRFYTVAVGQTASLLGSALTSFALGVWAYQESGRVSDYALVSMLATLPSLLASPLGGAVADRVNRRLVMLACDAVSAVATAALVALLVAGRLEVWQVGAISGVLSLVTAFHRPAYLAAVAQLVPKPYLMQANAVANLGTGLGMLIAPLAGAALIAMIGVHGVAAVNIATFVIGLSTLLLVRFPDRLFRRLEETFTQAMAGGWRFLIRRRPLMIMIGFFVVENYLGMLALAITVPTVLSFGDVAAVGTVTAAQGLGAVLGALVMVFWGGTERRAIGMVGFVSGFGFGILLIGLRPSVALAAFGGLLSWLFLSILNTHWLSIIQLKVGLELQGRVLATNQMLAVSMTPLAFLTAPPLSDLFGPLLERGGALAGTVVGDLVGVGPGRGVGLLLAVTGALLVVWGALGLWYRPLRRMEDDLPDAVAGAEIADDLDSVQEEADRELARVHT; this is encoded by the coding sequence ATGACCGAGACACAGGAGAGCCTTCAGGACCGGCTGGCGGTGCGGCTGGCCGCCGCTCGCCTGGCCGCCGCCCGTGCGGCGCCGGGCATCCCTGCCAGGGCGGAGAGCACGCCTGTGCCGCCGTCGCCCGCGCAGGCGCGACTGTGGTTCCTGGACCAGCTCGCCGAGCCGGGCGACCGGGGCGTGTACAACGTGCCGACGGCCGTCCGGTTGCGCGGCCCGCTGGACACGGCCGCGCTGCTGGCCGCCGTACGGGAGCTGGTCGAGCGGCACGAGGTGCTGCGCACGCTCGTCGACCAGGACCGCACCGTCGTGGTCGGCGCCGACCGGGTGCCGATCACAGTGGCGGACCTGGACGACCCGGAGCGGCTGGAGCGGGAGGCGTACCGGCCGTTCGCGCTGGACGCCGAGCCGCCGGCGAGGGCCGTGCTCTTCCGACTGGACGACGACGAGCACGTGCTGCTGCTGACCGTGCACCACATCGCCTTCGACGCCTGGTCCAGGGATGTGGCGATCGCCGAGCTGGCGGCGCTCTACACGGCCGGGCTAGGCCTGGGCGAGCGGCCGCCCGAACCGCGCGTGCAGTACGGCCACTACGCGCAATGGCTCGCCGGGCAGCAGGCGGGCGACGTGACCTGGTGGACCGAGCGGCTGGCGGGCCTCGAACCGGTGCTCGACCTGCCGACCGACCGCCCGCGCCCGGCCGTCGCCGATTGGGCGGGCGCCGAGGTGCCCGTCAGGCTCGGTCCCGAACTGGCGGCCCGGGTGCGGGCGGCGGCCGCTGAGACCGGGGGCACGCCGTTCATGGTGCTGCTGGCCGCCTGGCAGGAACTGCTCGGCCGGGTCTCGGGCACCGACGACGTGCCGGTGGGCGTCCTGGAGGCGGGCCGCCTGCATCCCGACACCGAGAAGATGCTGGGCTGCTTCGTCAACACGCTGGTCATGCGGGGCGACCGGACGGGCGACCCGACCGGCCGCGAGCTGCTCGCCAGGGTCCGCGACAGCGCGCTGGAGGCGTTCGCGCACCGGGAGACGCAGTTCGAGCGCGTGGTGGAGGTGCTGCACCCGGAACGCAACCTGGCCACCACGCCGATCTTCCAGGCGGTGCTGAACGTCCTGGACACCCGGCCGGAGCCGCCGCACTTCCCGGGGGTGGAGGCGGAGGTGTTCGAGCCGCCGCTGCGGACGGTCAAGTACGACCTCAACCTGGCGCTGTCCAACGTCGGCGACGGCTACGAGGGCACGCTGGCCTACCGCGCGGACCTGTTCGACGCGGGCACCGCGCGGCGCATGGCCGGCTGGTACGTGACGCTGCTGGACGGCATGCTCGTCGACCTCGACGCCCCGGTGGGCGCGGTGCCCTTGGAACCGGTCACCGGCCCGCTGATCGCCGGACCGCGCCGGGATTTCGACCTGTCCAGGCCGTTGCACGCCTGGTTCGAGGACTGGGCGGCCCGCACGCCCGACGCCGTCGCCGTCGCCGACCCCCAGGGCACGATGACGTACGCGGAGGTCGAGCGGCAGGCCAACCGGATCGCGCACCGGCTGTCGGCGGCCGGTGTCGAAGCCAACGACGTGGTCGGCATCCTCGCCGAACGGCACGGGCCCCTGGTTCCGGCGATCCTGGGCGTGCTCAAGGCGGGAGCCGCGTACATGCCGCTCGAACCGGCCTACCCGGACGATCGGCTGGCGTACATGGTCTCCTGCGGAGCGCGGCTGGTGCTGGCCGAGCGGGCGCTGGCCGAGCGGCTGCCCGGTGCGCTGGTCCTGGAGGACGTGCTGGCCGAGGATCGGCCGGAGACCTCACCGGGCGTGCCCGTCGGGCCGGACCACCTGGCCCACGTGCTGTTCACGTCGGGCTCGACCGGGCGGCCGAAGGGCGCGGCGGTGGAGCACCGGGCCGTCCTGCACTACCTCCGTGCGGTGGCCGAGTGCCTCGGCGGCGGCCCGTACGCCTCCTGGGGCGTGGTCTCCACGATGGCCTCGGACCTGGTGATGACCTGCCTGTTCGGCGCGCTCCTCAGCGGCGCCACCGTGCACCTGGTGGACCAGGAGACCGCCACCGACCCTGACGCCTACACCGCCTACCTCGCCGCCCATCCGATCGACGTGATCAAGATGGTGCCCAGCCATCTGGAACTGCTGGCGGCGCACGGCGACCTGGCCCGCATGTTGCCGACCGGGCTGCTCATCCTGGCGGGCGAGGCGACCTCGTGGGAGCTGGCCGAGCGGGTCAGGGCCGCCCGTCCCGGCCTGGAGCTGCAGATCCACTGCGGCCCCACGGAGACCACGGTGTCGGTGCTGAGCTGCGTCGCACCGGAGACCCCCACGGGCTCCGCGAACGTCCCCCTAGGTCGGCCGCTGGCGAACGTGGACTGCTACGTCGTGGACCCGGCCGGCCGCCCGCTGCCCGCCGGCGTGCCGGGCGACCTGTGGATTGGCGGCCCCAGCCTGGCTCGCGGCTATCTCGGCCGCGACGACCTGACCGCCGAGCGTTTCGTGCCCGACCCGGTCACCGGCACCACCCGGTGCTACCGAACCGGCGACCGGGTACGGCTCAACGCCGACGGCATGGTCGAGTTCTTGGGACGGGTCGACGACCAGGTCAAGATCCGCGGCTTCCGGGTGGAGCTGGGCGAGGTCAAGAGCGCGCTGCACGACCAGCCGGGCGTACTGGAGGCGGCGGTGCTGCCGATCGGCGAGGCACACAACCGCCGTCTGGCCGCGTGGATCGCGCCCGCCACCGTCGACCTCGCGGCGGTTCGCGCCGGGTTGCGGGAGCGGCTGCCCGAGTACATGGTGCCGCCGGCCATCGTCGTCCTGGACACCCTGCCGCTCACCCCGCTCGGCAAGATCGACCGGGCGGCGCTGCCCATGCCGGAGGCGGCCACGGCGGCCGACCGCGTCCCCCCGAGCACGCCGACCGAGGTGCGGATCGCCGCGGTCTGGGCGAGCGTGCTCGGCACCGATGACCTGGGCGTCGACGACGACTTCTTCGCCCTCGGCGGCGACTCGTTCATGGCGGTACGCGCGGTCAGGGAGATCGATCCGGCGCTGCGCGTCATCGACCTGTTCACCCGGCCGACGATCCGCGAGCTGGCCGCCCATCTCGACTCCGGCTCCCGCGACGGAGCCGAGAGTGGGCTGCTGCACCGGCTCGCCGGGCCCGCGGTGGCGAGCCGTACCGTGCTTTGCGTGCCGTACGGCGGAGGCTCGGCCGCCGCCTACGGGCCGCTGGCCACCGAGCTGGCGGCCCGCCATCCCGGCACCGCGGTGCTGGCCGTCGAACTGCCTGGCCACGACCCGGCCCGGCCGGACGAGCCGATGCTCACGCTGCCGGAGCTGGTCGACCGGGTCGTGGCCGAGCTGTCCACGCTGAGCACCGGTCCTGTCGCTCTGTACGGCCACTGCGTGGGCTCGGCCGCCGCCACCGAGCTGGCGCTGCGCCTGGAGGAGTCGGGGGTGCCCGTCGCCGGGTTGTTCGTCGGCGGCAGCTTCCCGGACGCCCGGCTGCCCGGCCGGATCTCCGCCTGGTGGAACCAGAGGTTCCCGGCCAACAGGTGGTCCTCCGACCGGTCGCAACGCGACTTCCTGCGTACGCTCGGCGCCCTCGACGAGGAGACTGGCGACACCACGATCATGCTGCGTGGCCTGCGGCACGACGTGGAGGAGGCGCAGGCGTGGTTCAGCGGCGAGCTGGCCGCCGCGGGCGCGCGCAAGCTCGCCGCCCCGGTGCTGTGCGTGATCGGCGAACGCGACCGCTCCACCGAGCTGTACCAGGAGCGATACCGCGAGTGGGGCGCCTTCGCCGAGCGCGTGGAACTGGCCACCATCCCGCGCGCGGGCCACTACTTCCTCAAGCACCAGGCGTCGCGCCTGGCCGAGCTGATCGACGGCCACCTCGCCGACTGGTCGGCGGGCCGGTTGCCCGAGCAGGTCGCCGATGTGGAGGTGGTCGGCGTGCGCGCCCGCGATGATCTGCGCCGTTTCTACACCGTGGCGGTCGGTCAGACCGCGTCGCTGCTGGGCAGTGCGCTGACCTCGTTCGCCCTGGGCGTGTGGGCCTACCAGGAGAGCGGCCGGGTGTCGGACTACGCGCTGGTCTCGATGCTGGCCACGCTGCCGTCGCTGCTGGCCTCCCCACTCGGTGGGGCGGTGGCGGACCGGGTGAACCGCCGGCTGGTGATGCTGGCCTGCGACGCGGTGTCGGCCGTGGCGACGGCCGCGCTGGTGGCGCTGCTGGTCGCCGGGCGGCTCGAGGTCTGGCAGGTCGGTGCCATCTCCGGTGTGTTGTCGCTGGTGACGGCCTTTCACCGGCCCGCGTACCTGGCGGCGGTGGCCCAGCTCGTGCCCAAGCCGTACCTCATGCAGGCCAACGCGGTCGCGAACCTCGGCACTGGCCTCGGCATGCTCATAGCCCCGCTGGCTGGGGCGGCGCTGATCGCCATGATCGGGGTGCACGGGGTGGCGGCGGTGAACATCGCCACCTTCGTCATCGGCCTGTCGACGCTGTTGCTGGTGCGCTTCCCCGATCGGCTGTTCCGCCGGTTGGAGGAGACGTTCACGCAGGCCATGGCCGGCGGCTGGCGGTTCCTCATCCGGCGGCGGCCGCTGATGATCATGATCGGGTTCTTCGTGGTGGAGAACTACCTCGGCATGCTGGCCCTGGCGATCACTGTGCCCACCGTGCTGTCGTTCGGTGACGTGGCGGCCGTCGGCACGGTGACCGCGGCCCAGGGGCTGGGCGCGGTGCTCGGGGCGCTGGTCATGGTGTTCTGGGGTGGCACGGAGCGGCGGGCGATCGGGATGGTCGGCTTCGTTAGCGGCTTCGGCTTCGGCATCCTGCTGATCGGCCTGCGCCCGTCGGTCGCCCTGGCGGCCTTCGGCGGCCTGCTGTCGTGGTTGTTCCTCAGCATCCTGAACACGCACTGGTTGTCGATCATCCAGCTCAAGGTGGGGCTGGAACTGCAGGGCCGAGTGCTGGCCACCAACCAGATGCTGGCGGTGTCCATGACGCCGCTGGCCTTTCTCACCGCGCCACCGCTGTCCGACCTGTTCGGCCCGTTGCTGGAGCGCGGCGGGGCGCTGGCCGGCACGGTCGTCGGGGACCTCGTCGGCGTCGGCCCCGGCCGGGGCGTCGGACTGCTGCTCGCCGTGACGGGCGCGCTCCTGGTGGTGTGGGGCGCCTTGGGCCTGTGGTACCGGCCGTTGCGGCGGATGGAGGACGACCTGCCGGACGCGGTGGCAGGCGCCGAGATCGCCGACGACCTCGACAGCGTGCAGGAGGAGGCGGACAGGGAGCTGGCCCGCGTTCACACCTGA
- a CDS encoding class I SAM-dependent methyltransferase translates to MDHEQVNEFLGRFVSDLAAAEAAGSVVIGWRLGLYRALAQGPATPDEFAERTGCHPRYLTEWLRGQAAGGYVSYDPETGRFSLTEEQAFCLADPDGPHLPAAFLIALGMLRAEPRITEAFRTGEGFGWHEHHEDVFVGCDAFFRPGYAAELIPHWIPALDGVDAKLTAGARVADLGCGLGSSSLLIAEAYPRTIVAGSDYHADSIALAREKAAEAGLADRVRFEVATAQTFTGTDYDLVTMFDCLHDMGDPPAAARRVREALAPDGTWMLVEPNASDKVEENFNPVGRLYYSGSTFLCVPNALSQPGGHALGAQAGEAAIREVITEAGFTRFRQAAQTVFNVVYEVRP, encoded by the coding sequence ATGGACCACGAGCAGGTGAACGAGTTCCTGGGCCGGTTCGTGAGCGACCTGGCGGCGGCAGAGGCCGCCGGCTCCGTCGTGATCGGCTGGCGGCTCGGCCTCTACCGCGCGCTCGCGCAGGGCCCCGCGACGCCCGACGAGTTCGCCGAGCGCACCGGGTGCCACCCGCGTTACCTCACCGAATGGCTGCGCGGCCAGGCCGCCGGCGGGTACGTCAGCTACGATCCCGAGACCGGCCGCTTCTCGCTGACCGAGGAACAGGCGTTCTGCCTGGCCGACCCGGACGGCCCCCACTTGCCGGCCGCGTTCCTGATCGCGCTCGGGATGCTGCGCGCCGAACCGCGCATCACCGAGGCGTTCCGCACCGGTGAGGGCTTCGGCTGGCACGAGCACCACGAGGACGTCTTCGTCGGATGCGACGCCTTCTTCCGGCCGGGTTATGCGGCCGAGCTGATCCCGCACTGGATCCCGGCGTTGGACGGGGTCGACGCGAAGCTCACCGCCGGGGCCCGCGTGGCGGACCTCGGCTGCGGTCTCGGCTCGTCGTCGCTGCTCATCGCCGAGGCCTACCCGCGTACCATCGTCGCGGGCTCCGACTATCACGCCGATTCGATCGCCCTGGCACGCGAGAAGGCCGCGGAGGCCGGGCTCGCCGACCGGGTGAGGTTCGAGGTGGCCACGGCGCAGACCTTCACCGGGACGGACTACGACCTGGTGACGATGTTCGACTGCCTGCACGACATGGGCGACCCGCCGGCGGCCGCGCGACGGGTGCGGGAGGCGCTGGCTCCGGACGGCACGTGGATGCTGGTGGAGCCGAACGCCTCCGACAAGGTCGAGGAGAACTTCAACCCGGTGGGACGGCTGTACTACAGCGGGTCGACGTTCCTCTGCGTGCCCAACGCCCTCTCCCAGCCGGGCGGCCACGCGCTGGGCGCCCAGGCCGGCGAGGCGGCGATCCGGGAAGTGATCACGGAAGCGGGCTTCACCCGATTCCGGCAGGCGGCTCAGACCGTGTTCAACGTGGTCTACGAGGTCCGGCCGTGA